One Nicotiana tomentosiformis chromosome 4, ASM39032v3, whole genome shotgun sequence genomic window carries:
- the LOC104103614 gene encoding uncharacterized protein isoform X1: protein MPLGCGLWHYGSRKILSLSSACLLRSPQATRLRLQKSTKFSCWSNPCPLGSGILPTSISADIKHLRAWWLNSICTSSGVPTSLWSRGSCRQSFLRLHSISSSCMWKTLDISAERRRPGIRRTICQENIQMLHDYFSL, encoded by the exons ATGCCGCTGGGCTGTGGCCTGTGGCACTATGGCTCAAG GAAGATTTTGAGCTTATCATCAGCATGTCTCTTAAGGAGCCCTCAAGCCACGAGGTTAAG ATTGCAAAAATCAACCAAGTTCAGCTGTTGGTCCAACCCATGTCCACTTGGCTCCGGAATTCTTCCTACGAG TATTAGTGCAGATATAAAACATCTCAGGGCTTGGTGGTTGAATTCTATTTGCACCTCAAGTGGCGTGCCAACATCTCTTTGGTCCA GGGGGAGTTGCAGGCAATCTTTCCTCAGGTTACATAGTATCTCATCATCCTGTATGTGGAAGACACTAGACATCTCAGCGGAGAGAAGACGACCTGGAATTCGTAGG ACCATTTGTCAAGAAAATATTCAAATGCTTCACGACTATTTCTCCTTGTAA
- the LOC104103614 gene encoding uncharacterized protein isoform X4 — translation MPLGCGLWHYGSRKILSLSSACLLRSPQATRLRLQKSTKFSCWSNPCPLGSGILPTRYKTSQGLVVEFYLHLKWRANISLVQGELQAIFPQVT, via the exons ATGCCGCTGGGCTGTGGCCTGTGGCACTATGGCTCAAG GAAGATTTTGAGCTTATCATCAGCATGTCTCTTAAGGAGCCCTCAAGCCACGAGGTTAAG ATTGCAAAAATCAACCAAGTTCAGCTGTTGGTCCAACCCATGTCCACTTGGCTCCGGAATTCTTCCTACGAG ATATAAAACATCTCAGGGCTTGGTGGTTGAATTCTATTTGCACCTCAAGTGGCGTGCCAACATCTCTTTGGTCCA GGGGGAGTTGCAGGCAATCTTTCCTCAGGTTACATAG
- the LOC104103614 gene encoding uncharacterized protein isoform X3, translating into MAQDCKNQPSSAVGPTHVHLAPEFFLRDIKHLRAWWLNSICTSSGVPTSLWSRGSCRQSFLRLHSISSSCMWKTLDISAERRRPGIRRTICQENIQMLHDYFSL; encoded by the exons ATGGCTCAAG ATTGCAAAAATCAACCAAGTTCAGCTGTTGGTCCAACCCATGTCCACTTGGCTCCGGAATTCTTCCTACGAG ATATAAAACATCTCAGGGCTTGGTGGTTGAATTCTATTTGCACCTCAAGTGGCGTGCCAACATCTCTTTGGTCCA GGGGGAGTTGCAGGCAATCTTTCCTCAGGTTACATAGTATCTCATCATCCTGTATGTGGAAGACACTAGACATCTCAGCGGAGAGAAGACGACCTGGAATTCGTAGG ACCATTTGTCAAGAAAATATTCAAATGCTTCACGACTATTTCTCCTTGTAA
- the LOC138909062 gene encoding uncharacterized mitochondrial protein AtMg00810-like, translating to MEQPPGFVAQGESRGLVCRLRRSLYGLKQSPRAWFGKFSTVIQEFGMIRSEADHSVFYRHSASSLCIYLVVYVDDIVITGNDQDGITNLKQHLFQHFQTKDLGRLKYFLGIEVAQSSSGIVISQRKYALDILEETGMIGCRPVDTPMDPNSKLMPGQGEPLSDPASYRRLVGKLNYLTVTRPDISYPVSVVSQFMNSPCDSHWDAVVRIIRYIKSAPGKGLLFEDRGHEQIIGYSDADWAGSPSDRRSTSGYCVLVGGNLVSWKSKKQNVVARSSAEAEYRAMAMATCELVWTKQLLKELKFGEISRMELVCDNQAALHIASNPVFHERTKHIEIDCHFVREKILSGEIATKFVRSNDQLADIFTKSLTGPRISYICNKLGTYDLYAPA from the coding sequence atggagcaaccacctggttttgttgctcagggggagtctcgtggccttgtatgtcgcttgcgtcggtcactttatggtctaaagcagtctcctcgagcctggtttggtaagttcagcacggttatccaggagtttggcatgattcgtagtgaagctgatcactctgtgttttatcggcactctgcttcaagtctctgtatttatctggtagtctatgttgatgatattgttattactggcaatgatcaggatggtattaccaaccTGAAacagcatctcttccagcacttccaaactaaggatctaggcagattgaagtactttctgggtattgaggttgcccagtctagctcaggtattgttatttctcaaagaaaatatgctttagacattcttgaggagacggggatgataggttgcagacctgttgacactccgatggatccgaattctaaacttatgccaggacagggggagccgcttagcgatcctgcaagctataggcggctggttggaaaattaaattacctcacagtgactagacccgacatttcctATCCTGTGAGTGtggtaagtcagtttatgaattctccctgtgatagtcattgggatgcagttgtccgcattattcgatatataaaatcggctccaggcaaagggttactctttgaggatcgaggtcatgagcagatcattggatactcagatgctgattgggcaggatcaccttctgatagacgttctacgtctggatattgtgttttagtaggaggaaatttggtgtcctggaagagcaagaaacagaatgtagttgctcggtctagtgcagaagcagaatatcgagcaatggctatggcaacatgtgagctagtctggaccaaacaattgctcaaggagttgaaatttggtgaaatcagtcggatggaacttgtgtgcgataatcaagctgcccttcatattgcatcaaatccggtgttccatgagagaactaaacacattgagattgattgtcacttcgtcagagaaaagatactttcaggagagattgctacaaagtttgtgaggtcaaatgatcaacttgcagatatcttcaccaagtctctcactggtcctcgtattagttatatatgtaacaagctcggtacatatgatttgtatgcaccggcttga
- the LOC104097592 gene encoding uncharacterized protein, with protein MINNHTPCTTTETARTCTVQRADEQGDQPDPPTPDIVYGLEKLRMKVKWLPKMRSDPSFRKSDALCKFHQERGHKIEDCIALMQEVVNMLRNGHPKELLSDKGRNNFARGCEHQGPSKPPSLARTISMIIGDSDDASINDIKLTSTHKLKQSIIREQYDRLEESIIFDESDADGLSFPHNDALVITLCNLDNDVKRIMVDDGSGACIIHPRVLAQMRLEDKVVPYCITLIDFNNVVERTSREITLPILADNITLETTFHIID; from the exons ATGATCAACAATCACACTCCATGCACGACTACAGAAACTGCAAGAACATGTACAGTACAACGAGCAGACGAACAGGGCGACCAACCAGACCCTCCAACACCAG atATAGTCTATGGCCTGGAGAAACTCAGAATGAAGGTGAAGTGGCTGCCAAAGATGAGGTCTGATCCAAGCTTCAGAAAATCCGACGCCCTATGCAAGTTCCACCAGGAGCGCGGACACAAAatagaagattgcatcgccctcatGCAAGAAGTTGTAAACATGTTACGGAATGGACACCCCAAAGAGCTGCTGAGCGACAAGGGGAGAAATAACTTTGCCAGAGGATGTGAACATCAAGGCCCGTCGAAGCCGCCATCACTAGCTCGTACTATCAGCATGATTATCGGCGACAGCGATGATGCCTCCATCAACGACATTAAACTCACTAGCACCCACAAACTCAAACAATCTATCATCCGCGAACAGTATGAcagactcgaagaaagtatcatcttcgacgagTCAGATGCCGACGGTTTGAGTTTCCCTCATAATGATGCTCTCGTCATTACTTTGTGTAATTTAGATAATGATGTCAAACGTATCATGGTAGACGATGGAAGTGGAgcgtgcattatccatccccgagtcctTGCCCAGATGAGACTCGAGGACAAGGTAGTGCCATACTGCATCACACTAATCGATTTTAATAATGTAGTTGAACGGACATCGAGAGAAATTACACTCCCCATCTTGGCCGACAACATAACGCTGGAGACGACCTTCCACATCATAGACTAG
- the LOC104103614 gene encoding uncharacterized protein isoform X2, translating into MPLGCGLWHYGSRKILSLSSACLLRSPQATRLRLQKSTKFSCWSNPCPLGSGILPTSISADIKHLRAWWLNSICTSSGVPTSLWSRGSCRQSFLRLHSISSSCMWKTLDISAERRRPGIRRERELD; encoded by the exons ATGCCGCTGGGCTGTGGCCTGTGGCACTATGGCTCAAG GAAGATTTTGAGCTTATCATCAGCATGTCTCTTAAGGAGCCCTCAAGCCACGAGGTTAAG ATTGCAAAAATCAACCAAGTTCAGCTGTTGGTCCAACCCATGTCCACTTGGCTCCGGAATTCTTCCTACGAG TATTAGTGCAGATATAAAACATCTCAGGGCTTGGTGGTTGAATTCTATTTGCACCTCAAGTGGCGTGCCAACATCTCTTTGGTCCA GGGGGAGTTGCAGGCAATCTTTCCTCAGGTTACATAGTATCTCATCATCCTGTATGTGGAAGACACTAGACATCTCAGCGGAGAGAAGACGACCTGGAATTCGTAGG GAAAGAGAATTGGACTGA